CGGCTCGCCCACCTCCGGCGCCTGTTCGCGGATCAATGCCTGCCAGGCCCGCGCCACGCCGTTCACGCCGGCTTTTAGACTTTTGGGCGCCTGCTTTTTTGCGCGCAGCAGACGGCGCTGGCCCAGGGTCACGGAATACATGCCCCGGGCCCGGTCCACGAGATTGTGGGCCTCGTCAATCAACAGCCCGACCTGCCATTCGTTCTGGCGAACCAGGGCGTGCAGCAACGCTGACTGATCGAACATGCGATTCACATCCGCCACCACCAGGTCGCACCAGCGGGCCATTTCCTGGGCCAGGAAATAGGGGCAGATGTTTGCATCCGCAGCGATTTTCGCAAGGGTATCCCGGGTCAAAACCCCCGGGCGGTCCGCGGCAGCCTGTCTTGCCGCCGGCAGACGGTCGAAAAAGCCTTTGGCCAGGGGGCAGTCGTCGCCGTGGCAGGCTTTGTCCGGGTGTTCGCAGGCGTGGTCCTTGGCCACCAGTTCCAAGGTGCGGATTCGCAGCGGTCTGGCCTGTGCGCTGGCCAGATTCTCCACTGCGCCTATGGCGACCTGACGGGCGGTGTTGCGGCTGGTGAGGTAGAAAAGGCGATCCTGCCCGGCCACCGGCATGGCCTTCAGTGCCGGAAAGAGTGCCCCCATGGTTTTGCCCAGCCCGGTAGGCGCCTCCAATAACAGAGACTGCTCCCGCACGCTGTTGATGTACACGGTTTCCGAAAGTGCCCGTTGCTGCGGCCGGAAATCCGGGAACGGAAAGGTCAGGTCAGACAGCGACTGGTCTCTGGCCTGCCGGTGGGCCTGCTCCTGTTCTGCCCAGCCTGCATAAAGGGCGCACAATTCCTCCAGTTCCTGCCACAGCTCTGCTGCCGTGGCAGTTTCGGTGATCGGTGTCTCCCGGTCCTTGCCCACATCGTAGTAAATCAGCGCCAGTTCGATCTCGGCCCGCTTTTCCTCCCGACACAGCAGGGCGCCATAGACCCGCAACTGGGCGCGATGGAGATGGCGCTGGGCTTCGCGAACCCGGGACAGGTCGCCCCGGTGGGTTTTGATCTCCTCCAGCCGGCCGGCAATCGGGTCCCAGCCGTCGGCGCGCCCACTGACCAGCAGGTTGCCACACTGGCCCGCCAGCGGCCGCTCACTCTGGTAGCGGGGGCCGCGCCGGGCCTGTACTTCACCATGGCCGGCAATCCCTTCTTCGGAGGTGGGCGCGGGGGTGTAGCGAAGGTCGAGATCGCCTTTGCGTGCGGCGAATTCGCAGAGCGTTCTTACGGAAACCCTGTAAGCCGTCACGGGGGTGTCTCTTGCCAGCGCACATAGCAAACCGATACCGGTATTCCCTGCTCCACGCAGTATTCCAGCCAGCGGGTCTGATGATCCTGCAGTCGGTCGCCGGGGCCCTTCACTTCGATCATTTCGTAACGCCGTTCTGGGTCCGGATGTTCAGGCTCAAAGCGAATAAGGTCGGGGAAGCCACTCCGGTGGATACGAAGGTCCGCCATCAGCCGATGGAACAGTAATCTCAGGTGTTCCGCCGGAATACAGGCCAGTGCCATGTCCAGCAGCGATTCGGTCAGCACGGGCCAGATCACAAAGGGTGACGCGATGCCGTATTTCTGGCGCCAGGTCCTGCGGATGATCTCCGGATAGGTGCCGTCTTCCAGGTGCGCCAGGCAGTCTTCGAAAAGCGCCTGCCGACGATTCAGGAAATCCTCCCGGTAAAGATCGACGGGGCCGGTATGAAAAGGGTGGAAAAAGGCGCCGGGCACGGGGGCAAAAATCGCAGGCCAGCACAGCAGGCCGAACAGGCCGTTGATCAGGGTGTTCTCCACATAGGTAACCGGGCTTTCCGCGGTGTGCAGGTGCTCGAGAGTGCGCCATTCCACCGAGTAGCCTTCTGGGTTGTCCAGAGTCAGGGTGACCGTGGGAACGGCAGGCGGGGCTTTGCGGGCCGGTACCGGCCGGGCCAGTTTCTTGGCCAGCCGGGACATCAGGCGTTTCAGTCCCTGAACCTCGGCATCGTTGCGGGGTTGCTCGGCGGCCTTCAGTGCGATTTCCCAGGCCTGTTGATACTGTTTCTGGCGCTCCAGCAGCCGAAGGTGACGCAAGCGTGCTTCGCGGTGGTGGCTTTGCCCGTAGGCAGTCAGGGCCAGAGCAATGTCCCCGCCGCGTTCGGCCAGGCGGGCCAGTTCGAACAGCAGTCGGCCGCGTCGGCTTTCCAGCCAGGCATTGTCACCGGCATCGGGAATATCCCCCATGATGTCTTCAGGCGGCTCGCCCTCATCCAGCCGTTCCCGGCACTGCTGCAGTAGCAGGTATCGGTCAACGTCGGCTCGGGTGTCAAAGGCCCGGGCGTCCGGGGTAAACGGCACCTGCTCGAACTGCTGGTGGCCCAGTTCCACCAGCACAAAATCCGACCAGCTCTGACGCAGGTTGCCGAAAAACATCAGTCGCAGCCGATCAAACAGGTCCATGTGCTGCAGCCGAACCAACCGGGTCTGGCTGTCCGGCAGCCAGCGCGTCACGGGTGCTCGGGCGGGAAAGGCGTCAATCATCGCGGCCCGGAGCTGCCCCTTGGGGGCGCTGATTTTCAGCCCCAGCTCAGTGACGAACTCCGCCAGGGCCGGTCTCAGCTCGGCAAGGGTGTAAAGCCGGAAAAGCTCGGGTACATGGATCTCCGGTGTCGGGTCGATCCAGCCGGATTCTTCCAGTTCACTCATCAGCGCCGGAATCGGCCGAGTCAACTCCGGGTAGCGGAGCTTTTCCTGTCGGAAGTGCTCGCCGGTACGCATCACCATTCTGGCGGCCAGTGCCCGGGCGTCCGGTGACAGCGCCATCAGGGAGTCGATAAGGCGGCATTCTTCTTCAAGAAGCAGATCCCTGTGGTGCTGATGAACCCAGCGAACCACCGTCTCGAAGTTGGCCAGGTAGTAAAGCGGATCGTCCAGGTCTGCGGTACCGGGAATCCGGGGCTGATCGGATACTGATGGGGCTTTTGGCGTTGCCGTCATGGACTCGTGGTTTTCAGAAGGTGAAACTGTTTCAGTGGGCAGAGCGTAAATATTACCAGCGATCATGCCTTAAGGAGACGCCGTCATGCGACTGTTGTTCGCGCTTGTACTTTCCCTGCTGCCGTTCACGCTGCAGGCCGCTGAATGCCCGGCTTTTCTGGATCAAGACCTGCGAAAACTGCATTCCGCTGATTCCGTTAACCTTTGTGAGCTGGCGGCGGGCAAACCCCTGCTGGTGGTGAACACGGCCAGCCGTTGCGGGTTTACCGGTCAGTTCGACGGCCTTGAGAGCCTGCACAAGAACTACCAGGACAAAGGCCTGGTGGTTGTCGGGTTCGCCAGCGACGATTTCCGTCAGGAAGCAGACAGCGAAGCCGAGGCCGCCAGCGTCTGTTTCAAGAACTATGGCGTGACCTTCACCATGATCGCCCCCACCTCGGTAACCGGTGATGGGGCCAACCCGGTGTTCAGCGAGCTTAACCGCCAGGCCGGCCAGCCGGGGTGGAACTTCTACAAATACGTGGTTAGCCCCGGGGGTGAGGTAGTAGCCCGTTTCCCCAGCCAGGTTGCGCCGGGTGATGAAAAGCTGCGCAATGCCCTCGATCAGGCGGTAGCCGGTTACTGACCGGAATCTTCGAACTTTCCGTGGCGTCCGGCACCGCCGGCAAACCGGCTGGCTCCCTCAATGGCTTCTGCAAAAACCACCGGGTAGCCGCCGGCTCCTTCTGCCGCCAGGGCGTCCGACTGGGAAAGATCCCACTGGCTGATTGCCGATGCACGGTCCACCCGCAGACACTGCTGGGGAAAGCCGGCAATCTGCCGCGCCAGTGTTTCGGCCGCTTCGCGGGCTTCACCGTCCGGTACCACACGGTTGGCGAGTCCCATGGTCAGGGCTTCTTCCGCGTCTACGGGGCGGCCGGTCAGAATCATGTCCATGGCGCGGCCGTGGCCCACAACTCTGGGTAGCCGCACTGTGCCGCCGTCGATCAGTGGCACGCCCCAGCGACGGCAGAACACGCCAAAAACGGCGGACTTTTCGGCAACCCGCATATCGCACATCAATGCCAGTTCCAGCCCGCCGGCCACGGCGTAGCCGGAAACCGCGGCAATCACCGGCTTGGTAAACGCCATTCGTGACGGGCCCATGGGGCCGGGGGCGGTACCGGTAGGTTCAATGTGGTTGCGCCGGTCCGGGTCGCCTACGGCTTCCAGGTCTGCTCCAGCGCAGAAATTGCCACCGCGGCCCCAGAGCACCGCCACTTTCAATGCGTCGTTCCGTTCAAAGTCTTCAAACGCCGACAGCAGGGCCTGGGCCGTTTCGCGGTCGACGGCATTGCGGCGGGTTTCACGGTTGATGACCACGGTGATGATGTCGCCGGAGACTTCGGTATAGACCGGCGGGTTGTCGGGCGAGGGTGTTGTCATTGTAAAGCTCCGGGGATCTGCCAGGACCTAGAGTAACGCCGGCTGTTCTGAAATTTCCGGGAATTCGGCGCGGTTTCGACCTCTGTTCTTGGCAGTATACAGAGCGGTATCGGCTTCCTGCAGCATATCGGCGAAGGTTCGGTGCCGGGGCGCCATTCGGATCCCCCCGATGCTGGCAGACAGCTCCATTGGGCTGCCCTTGATGTGCGGCCCCCGGCGGGCGATGGTTTCCAGCAGGCGGTTGGCGATGCGGATGAAGTCCTTGTCGTCGGACAGCGGTAATACCGCCACGAACTCCTCCCCGCCGATCCGGCCCACGATGTCGTCCTCCCTCAACTCCGCCTCAAGGATTCGCGACACCTGGCGCAGCACCTCATCACCGGCGGCATGGCCCCACTGGTCGTTGATCAGTTTGAAATGATCCAGGTCCAGCATCAGCACGGCCAGGGCGGAATTCGACGCCCGGGCCCGGCTGAACGCCCGGGTGCCTTCTCGCAGCAGTGAGCGGCGGTTGTAGAGACCGGTAAGCCCGTCCCGCTCAGCCAGGGACCGCAATCGGTTTTCCGAAATTGAGAACGCCATAAGTGGCAGCGCGAGGGCGGCACCGGTGGCGAGAAAAATGTGGTTGATCAGAATCAGGCGCAGAATGGTTTCCAGCCCATGCACCCCACCGACCAGCTGATCCACCGCGATAATCAGCGCCTGGGCCATCATCAGCACCCCGTGAAGGGTGAACAGAAACTGCAGTACACGCACCGGTAGACGAACCTGTGTCGCGATAGCCGACAGCCGGTAAATGGCAACACTGAAGACCAACGCAGAGAATAGCGCGGTGATGCCCCGCGCCAGGGTTTCTGACTGCAGGAAGGTGCTTGCTATCAGGATCAGGTAGAGGCCAAAGGCGCCGAGCCCAAAGCGGTAGAACAGTCGCTGGTGGCGCGATGGTAGCCGTGAAAAGCTCTGCAGGCCCATCAGTACCAACAGTGGGGACAGCCCCAGAAGCGCCAGGGCCAGAAAACCGGTCACAAACGGGGCATCAACAAACACTCTGGCACCGGCAAGCAGGCTGCCTGCAGCAAAGGCCGCGCAGGAAAAGGCCCAGATGCGAAAGCAGGGCTGGCGGGCACGCAGATGATAGATCCACCACAGCAAACCCCCAATCAGCAGATTGAGCGCGATGGATACGATTACCAGCGTTGGCAGATGCAATTGGATGTTCAAGCTTCCCTCAGATTTACCTGGCCCAGCGTTTCAGGTTAGACCTGGGCGAAGTAAAGCTCCACGGGATTTCTGTGTCGATTGGTACGGCGGGAAAAGACGCCGCCGGGGCTGTGCCGGCGGCGTTGGGGTCAGCCGATCTGATCAGCCGTTTTTCAGGGTTTTCATGTCGATCACGAAGCGGTATTTCACGTCGCCTTTTTTCATGCGTTCGTAGGCTTCGTTGATGTTCTTGATGTCGAGCATTTCGATATCACAGGTGATGTCGTGCTCGGCGCAGAAATCCAGTACTTCCTGGGTTTCCGGCATACCGCCAATCAGCGAACCGCCAAGCACGCGACGTCTGCCTACCAGGGCCCCTGCCTGAACCGGCGGTTCAATGGGGTCCAAAAGACCTACCAGAATATGGGTGCCATCGACTTTCAGGCTGTTCAGGTAGGGATTCACGTCATGCTGAACCGGT
This DNA window, taken from Marinobacter halotolerans, encodes the following:
- a CDS encoding crotonase/enoyl-CoA hydratase family protein, whose amino-acid sequence is MTTPSPDNPPVYTEVSGDIITVVINRETRRNAVDRETAQALLSAFEDFERNDALKVAVLWGRGGNFCAGADLEAVGDPDRRNHIEPTGTAPGPMGPSRMAFTKPVIAAVSGYAVAGGLELALMCDMRVAEKSAVFGVFCRRWGVPLIDGGTVRLPRVVGHGRAMDMILTGRPVDAEEALTMGLANRVVPDGEAREAAETLARQIAGFPQQCLRVDRASAISQWDLSQSDALAAEGAGGYPVVFAEAIEGASRFAGGAGRHGKFEDSGQ
- a CDS encoding VRR-NUC domain-containing protein, with amino-acid sequence MIAGNIYALPTETVSPSENHESMTATPKAPSVSDQPRIPGTADLDDPLYYLANFETVVRWVHQHHRDLLLEEECRLIDSLMALSPDARALAARMVMRTGEHFRQEKLRYPELTRPIPALMSELEESGWIDPTPEIHVPELFRLYTLAELRPALAEFVTELGLKISAPKGQLRAAMIDAFPARAPVTRWLPDSQTRLVRLQHMDLFDRLRLMFFGNLRQSWSDFVLVELGHQQFEQVPFTPDARAFDTRADVDRYLLLQQCRERLDEGEPPEDIMGDIPDAGDNAWLESRRGRLLFELARLAERGGDIALALTAYGQSHHREARLRHLRLLERQKQYQQAWEIALKAAEQPRNDAEVQGLKRLMSRLAKKLARPVPARKAPPAVPTVTLTLDNPEGYSVEWRTLEHLHTAESPVTYVENTLINGLFGLLCWPAIFAPVPGAFFHPFHTGPVDLYREDFLNRRQALFEDCLAHLEDGTYPEIIRRTWRQKYGIASPFVIWPVLTESLLDMALACIPAEHLRLLFHRLMADLRIHRSGFPDLIRFEPEHPDPERRYEMIEVKGPGDRLQDHQTRWLEYCVEQGIPVSVCYVRWQETPP
- a CDS encoding ATP-dependent DNA helicase encodes the protein MTAYRVSVRTLCEFAARKGDLDLRYTPAPTSEEGIAGHGEVQARRGPRYQSERPLAGQCGNLLVSGRADGWDPIAGRLEEIKTHRGDLSRVREAQRHLHRAQLRVYGALLCREEKRAEIELALIYYDVGKDRETPITETATAAELWQELEELCALYAGWAEQEQAHRQARDQSLSDLTFPFPDFRPQQRALSETVYINSVREQSLLLEAPTGLGKTMGALFPALKAMPVAGQDRLFYLTSRNTARQVAIGAVENLASAQARPLRIRTLELVAKDHACEHPDKACHGDDCPLAKGFFDRLPAARQAAADRPGVLTRDTLAKIAADANICPYFLAQEMARWCDLVVADVNRMFDQSALLHALVRQNEWQVGLLIDEAHNLVDRARGMYSVTLGQRRLLRAKKQAPKSLKAGVNGVARAWQALIREQAPEVGEPAVNLDNLPVSLTGALNRLVSAISDHLADNPPDLTLQELLFECLAFSKLADVFGDHSLCELARPGRGDARLSIQNLIPADFLAPRFEAARSTLLFSATLSPGEYYRDLLGLPDGTRFRSLPGPFSADQLQVHFTPQISTRKPDRERSLQPIAELIARQYRDKPGNYLAFFSSFAYLNQVSDALARFAPDIPQRKQQPGMSGPQRQAFLDAFAEDSSGIAFAVLGGIFSEGIDLPGNRLIGAFVATLGLPPFDNWHEILRQRLEARFRTGHDYTYLIPGMQKVVQAAGRVIRTQQDRGVIWLVDDRFLQPRVRALLPGWW
- a CDS encoding glutathione peroxidase, producing MRLLFALVLSLLPFTLQAAECPAFLDQDLRKLHSADSVNLCELAAGKPLLVVNTASRCGFTGQFDGLESLHKNYQDKGLVVVGFASDDFRQEADSEAEAASVCFKNYGVTFTMIAPTSVTGDGANPVFSELNRQAGQPGWNFYKYVVSPGGEVVARFPSQVAPGDEKLRNALDQAVAGY
- a CDS encoding GGDEF domain-containing protein, with the translated sequence MNIQLHLPTLVIVSIALNLLIGGLLWWIYHLRARQPCFRIWAFSCAAFAAGSLLAGARVFVDAPFVTGFLALALLGLSPLLVLMGLQSFSRLPSRHQRLFYRFGLGAFGLYLILIASTFLQSETLARGITALFSALVFSVAIYRLSAIATQVRLPVRVLQFLFTLHGVLMMAQALIIAVDQLVGGVHGLETILRLILINHIFLATGAALALPLMAFSISENRLRSLAERDGLTGLYNRRSLLREGTRAFSRARASNSALAVLMLDLDHFKLINDQWGHAAGDEVLRQVSRILEAELREDDIVGRIGGEEFVAVLPLSDDKDFIRIANRLLETIARRGPHIKGSPMELSASIGGIRMAPRHRTFADMLQEADTALYTAKNRGRNRAEFPEISEQPALL